One part of the uncultured Methanobrevibacter sp. genome encodes these proteins:
- the rplM gene encoding 50S ribosomal protein L13 encodes MIIDGEGCVLGRLASVTSKNLLEGEEVIILNAEKIMLTGNKDWAYAKYKQRVDRASISNPRDLGPKYPRRPDDIFRRTVRGMLPFKK; translated from the coding sequence ATGATTATTGATGGAGAAGGATGCGTTTTAGGAAGATTAGCTAGTGTAACTAGTAAAAATCTTTTAGAAGGCGAAGAAGTAATTATTCTTAATGCTGAAAAAATTATGTTAACTGGTAATAAAGATTGGGCTTATGCAAAATACAAACAAAGAGTTGACAGGGCAAGTATTTCCAACCCTCGTGACTTAGGTCCTAAATATCCTAGAAGACCAGATGATATATTTAGAAGAACTGTAAGAGGAATGTTACCTTTCAAAAAA